The Thermodesulfobacterium sp. TA1 sequence AAATTCTGCAGCTTCTTTAACTGTGGCATTGCCGTTAATGGTAAAAACAGGAGTACTCATTACATCTTTTACTCTGATTTTTTGAATATCAATCATATTTTCCCACCTCTTAAAAAGTTTGCTTAATTATAATAATAAACTTAATTTCGTCAAGCTTATTGATCATGATGTGTGTTTACTATTTTTAAATGTCAGCCCCACTCCTCCGTTCCTTAGACATCAAATATTCTATCTGAATATATAACCCTTCCCTCTCTCATTGTCATAACCACCCTCGCAAAGCTTTCTTCCATTTTCACTAGAATCAAGTCCGCATCCTTTCCTTCCTCAATACTTCCCTTTTTATCCAAATTCACCGCCTTTGCTGGATTGAGCGTGGCTAATTTTATCGCCTCATGAAGAGGAAGTATATCCTCTGTACTAAGCTTAAATATTGCTTGAATTAATGTTGATGGTGTATAATCTGAACATAGAATATTTGCATAGCCGAGTTTTATAAGCTCCCTTGCACTTAGGTTTCCATGATGAGATAAGCCTCTTAACGCGTTAGGTGATCCTACGCATACAGTCATCCCAAGCTCTTTGGCAGTTTTCGCTGCTTCTATGCTTGTGGGAAACTCTGAAACCGTTATCCCCCTTTCATAAACCCACCTAACTTTTTCTGCGCTGTCATCATCGTGGGAGATTAATGTCAATCCCTTTTCTCTGCATCTGATGAGAAACCGTTCAACTTTTTCTATGACACTGTCCCTCAAAGAAAGCTTCTCCTTTATTAGAAGGCTTACATCTTCTGATTTTATCTTGTAAGTCTTTTCTAAGTACTCTTTGTAATCCTTTTCTTTTTTGAACTGCCCTTGTCCTGGCGTGTGATCCATTATGGACAGGGCATCTATAGCGCGCTTTTCTATAAGTTCGCCAAGATAGTCTATACCCTTGACATTGGTTAGTTCAAGCCTGGCGTGAATTTTGTGATTGGTCAAAAGCCTTGGTTTTAGCTTTAGGATGGTTTCTGCTAGCTTACTTGCCAGCTGATTGCTCCTTAGGCCTAACTCTTTGTCCGCAAAGGAAATAGCATGGAAGAAGGTAGTTATACCCCAAAGAGCTAATTTCCTGTCTAACTCCAAAATGGCCAACTCAAAGGGGAAAAAGGTATTTGGCCTTGGCTCCACTTCTTTTTCTATAGCATCGCTGTGAAGGTCTATCAGTCCAGGCAAAAGAAACATTCCCTTTGCCTTTATTCTTTTTACGCTGTATTTTGGCTCCCCTTCTCCTACCTCTAAAATCTTTCCCTCACTTACAAGCACGTATCCTTGGTCTAAAACACCAAAGGGAGTAATAACCTTTGACCCTTCAATCAAAAACTCACTCATACTTTTTCACCTCCAAGACTTTATCAGCAATAGCTTTTAGATGAGCTTCGTTGTGGAATATACCTATCATACCCACTTCTTCCTCTTTTAACTCCTTTAGAAGCTCAAGAACTATCCTTGCCGATTTTTCGTCCAAAGAGGCAGTAGGCTCGTCAAGAAGGAGAAGCCTTGGCTTCCATATTATGGCTCTAGCAATATTTACCCTTTGCTGTTCGCCTCCGCTAAAGGTAGAAGGATAAGCATCAAGGAGATTGGATGGTATACCAAGCCTCCTTAGGAGCCATCTAGCCCTTTCTCTCGCTTCTTTTTCATCCACACCAAAGTATCTCACAAGAGGCTCTGCCACTATATCCATTGCAGACACCCTGGGAATAACGCTGAAGAACTGGGATACGTATCCTATCTCTTTCCTTCTTAGCCTTATCATTTGCCAGTCGGGAGCTTTTTGTATAGGGACCAATCCGTATTCATAAGAGTTGTAGAGAATATGGCCTTTTGTTGGTATGTATGTGCGGTATATGCACTTTAGGATACTGCTCTTGCCAGCCCCACTTGGCCCACAGAGAGCCAAAAACTCTCCTTTTTCCAACTCAAAGCTTATTCCGTTGATGCTCTCTATTAGTTTTTTTTGTCCTACCTTTATCTCAAACTTTTTGGATAAGTTTTCTACTCTCAAAAGCATTTTTTCCCCTCTAAAGTTGAGATGATACTAAGAGTTGTGTGTATTCGTGCTGAGGATCGTTGAGTATCTGGTCAGTAAGCCCCATCTCCACAATCCTCCCTAACTTCATCACAATAACCCTATCCGCTAAAAGGTTTATCACTCTCAAGTCGTGGGAAACAAAGATTATTGAAAGGTTTAGCTCTTGGTGAATTTTTCTTATCAGGTCAAGGACCCTTGCTTGCACGGAAAGGTCCAAACCTGTGGTTGGCTCGTCCAAGAGAAGGATGGATGGCTCGTTGGCTAGGGCTTTTGCTATCTGCACCCTCTGCTGCATTCCCCCGCTTAGGTTCCTAGGAAGGTCCTTCATCCTATGATTTGGAAACTCCAT is a genomic window containing:
- a CDS encoding alpha-D-ribose 1-methylphosphonate 5-triphosphate diphosphatase, coding for MSEFLIEGSKVITPFGVLDQGYVLVSEGKILEVGEGEPKYSVKRIKAKGMFLLPGLIDLHSDAIEKEVEPRPNTFFPFELAILELDRKLALWGITTFFHAISFADKELGLRSNQLASKLAETILKLKPRLLTNHKIHARLELTNVKGIDYLGELIEKRAIDALSIMDHTPGQGQFKKEKDYKEYLEKTYKIKSEDVSLLIKEKLSLRDSVIEKVERFLIRCREKGLTLISHDDDSAEKVRWVYERGITVSEFPTSIEAAKTAKELGMTVCVGSPNALRGLSHHGNLSARELIKLGYANILCSDYTPSTLIQAIFKLSTEDILPLHEAIKLATLNPAKAVNLDKKGSIEEGKDADLILVKMEESFARVVMTMREGRVIYSDRIFDV
- a CDS encoding phosphonate C-P lyase system protein PhnL — its product is MLLRVENLSKKFEIKVGQKKLIESINGISFELEKGEFLALCGPSGAGKSSILKCIYRTYIPTKGHILYNSYEYGLVPIQKAPDWQMIRLRRKEIGYVSQFFSVIPRVSAMDIVAEPLVRYFGVDEKEARERARWLLRRLGIPSNLLDAYPSTFSGGEQQRVNIARAIIWKPRLLLLDEPTASLDEKSARIVLELLKELKEEEVGMIGIFHNEAHLKAIADKVLEVKKYE